GAGGGGCTGGTTCCAATTATCTCTTATTGAGAGCCTGATTACTGATAAGAAGGCGCCTTATAAATCAGTAGTTTCGCATGGTCTTATACTTGATAGTTCGATGAGGAAGATGTCAAAATCGCTCGGTAATGTAATTTCGACAGATAAAATATTGAAAAAGTATGGTGCTGATATATTAAGATTACAGTTTTTGTCAGTTGATTACACTCAAGATTTCCCATTTAGTGAGGAGTTGTTTCTACCAGTGATAGATTCGTATCGTAAAATAAGGAACACTTTTAGATTCTTGCTTGGTAATCTTTATGATTTTAATCCAGAAAATAAAGTATCATATAATAAACTTTTAGAAATTGACCAGCTAATTTTACATAGACTCCAAAAACTCATAGAGAGAGTGACTGCTGCTTATGAAGAGTTTACATTTTATAAAGTGTGCTCTCTATTTCATAACTTCTGTGTAGTTGACCTATCCAAATTTTATCTTGACATCTTAAAAGATAGACTTTATACTTATGGGCTATCATCTATAGAAAGGAGGGCGGCGCAGACAGTTCTGTATGAAATATTGGATACATTGGTCAGACTTATAGCTCCTATCTTACCATTTACTGCAGAAGAGGTATGGCAATCAAAAATCAAAAATAGAAAGGAATGTGAGAAGTCAGTTCATCTATCACTTATGCCTAAGCCAAATGAAGCTTTGCTTAATAATGAGTTATCACTTAAATGGGATGAGCTTAACTCAGTAAGAGATGAAGTTTTACTTGCACTTGAACTTGCACGAAAAGACAAATTTATCGGGAATTCGCTTGAAGCAAGTGTAGTTATATGGACACAGGATAAAAGGCTTAGAGAGCTACTTAAGAAGGAACTACACCAACTACCTAGTATATTTATTGTATCACAGGTGAGTATTTCACAGGTGAAAGGTATGCTTAAAGGCAAGAAAGTAGATGTAAAGATACAAAGGGCGGCTGGTAAGAAGTGTGAGCGGTGTTGGATTTTTTCTCAAGAAATAGGTAAAAACATGGATTACCCAACCCTCTGTCCTAAGTGTATAGGAGTAATAAAAAGGGGTGACTATGGAGGCTAAAAGACTTGTATACTTTAAGAGACTACTTTTAAAAAAGAAAGAAGAGCTTGAAGACCAGTTAGCTGAAATTGAGGCCAAATTTGTAAGTTCACAGCAAGAAGCTTCAAACGACCTATCTGCATATCCGCTACATACAGCTGACCTTGCCACAGATGCAGAGACAAGAGAGGAGGAATCGCTCGTTATTAGTTCAATTGTAAACGAACTTGATAAGGTTAACAAGGCTATTGAGAAGATAGATTCTAATACTTATGGCCTGTGTGAGAAGTGTGGCAGTGAAATATCTGAGAGGCGGCTTAAGCTCATCCCTTATGCAGAATTTTGCACTAAATGTGGTTCACCGTGGAGTGGGGAAGAAAAGCGATAATTGTAAGCTTAAGTGTGTTAGGAGCTGACCAATTGAGCAAATTATGGGTATCAAGTCAATTTAGTCAATCACAATCAGTTAAGGTTATAGGTGATTTTATGAGAATTACACTTATACAAAATCCACACGCCATCTTTGGGCTACAAGTTAAGCTCCCGTTCATACCACTTGTAATCCTTGCAGTTTGTGCAGTATGTCTTTTCTTATGGAGGTCGAGAGCTACTGCACTCTCATTTATATTAGGGGGTGCTGTTGGAAACCTAATAGATAGAATAAGAATTAAAGCAGTTATAGATTTTATTGATTTGGGGGTAAGTAAATTAAGGTGGCCTGTCTTTAATATTGCAGATTCCTGTATAACTATTGGAATACTGTGGCTAATTATTAAAGGGTTAAAAGCAAAGTAATCTAGAGGTTACAATGGTAATGCGTAAATTAAGAAAAAAGATGACGGTATTTCTATGGTTTGCTGCGACTGCATTCATATTATTTTTATTCCTTGAGTGGGGAATGCGATTTAGCTCGTCAAAGAGATTGAGCCCGAGAGAGAGGGGTATAATTGGTGTAGTTAACGGTAAGCTACTATCTTACAGTGCTTATTCAAGCCTCATTGGAGTACATAGGGAACGTGGGATTGCACCGTATGAGGCAGAAAAGATTGCATTTAATGTGCTTGTTGAAGAGGCACTACTTGACGAGGTATTTGAACGTATGAAACTTAAACTTACAGATGAAGAGGTGGTCGAAATTATAAGAAATAATCCACCACCTGAATTATTAAAAGATACTTCACTACAAACAGATGGCAGATTTGATTATGCCAAATATCATTCCATTATAGCCAGTCCAGCTAATCTTGGATGGGTTAAGTCATACCAGGCATTGATAAAGACACAGCTACCAAGACAGCTAGTGTATCAGAATATAGTGGCTACTGTTAGACCTACTACAATTGACTTATCTGAGGCATACTTACATGAAAATGTGAGCCTTAAGCTTGAATATGTGGTCATTGAGCCAAGAGGTGCGACCTCAAGTAAATTAGAAGTTAAGCCAGATGAGGTAAGAGAATATTACGAAAAACATAAAGAGGAGTTCAGAGTTCCGGAAAAGCCTTTGATACATTATGTATATTTTCAAGTCTTACCTACTATTGATGACGAATCTTATATAAAAGAGGAGGCTGACGAAATATTTGACCGCGCCAAGCAAGGGGTTCCTCTTGATACCCTTGCAATAGAATACAATTGTAAAATAACAGTTGCTGAAAATACAGGTAGGGGTTTGATTAATCAAACCCCTACTGGTGCTCCAGTGAAGAGAGCCGATGGATATCACATTATTCAAGGGGATAAAGAGTTAGTCCTCCCAATACGACCGTCTGACGAAACTATTGCAAAAGTAGAAGAGATGGCAACTAATTTTGTAGAGGCAGCTCGAGGTCGTACCTCTAAGGCTGGATTTGATGATGCAGTTGTAGATTATGGATTAAAAGTTGAAAAGAGTTACGGTGAAATAGGGGAACTCGACCTTTCTTACATAGACTTTAAGAAACCGAATAAAATTATAGGTCCAATTGAGGGCAATAATTGCTTCTATGTATTAAAGACTATGGGAACCGAGCCTTCCCGGGTACCAGATTTATCTGAAGTAGAACCTATTGTACATGAGAAATACTTAATGGAGCGAGCCATTACTTTTGCTAAAGAGTTGCTCCATGTCATTCTGAGCGAATCGAAGAATCTATCCAAAGAAGATGAGTTCAAAAAAGCTATGTCTCAAAATGGACTGCAAGTCAAAACTACAGGCTTAATAAAACTCGAAAATTCACCCGAAGGCACCGATTTCTTCATTCAAGCTTTAAATATTCAGAAGGACAAAGTTGGTATTGTGGTGACTGACAAAGATGTGTACCTCGTCCATTGTTTGGATAGGGTTGAGCCATCGCAGGAGCAAATCAATAAGGAGTTACCAGAATTTGCTGGTAAATGGATGAATGAGGAAGGTAAAAAAGTCTACACTGATTGGCTTAATAACTTAAAGACGACCGCAAACATCAAAGACTATAGATACGAAATACATTAGATAACCAGAGTACAAGAAATTCTAAATCCGAAATTCTAAACAATACCTAAATTCCAATTCACCAAATCCCAAACAGTGTTTGGAACATTGGAATTTGGATTTTGGGATTTGTTTAGAATTTAGTGCTTCGGATTTAGGATTTATTTCTTATCATATATTGGTGGGCTTGATGCATGAAGGCTTCAAGTCTTGTATATGCTGTTGATTGCTCAAGCCCATCGTATGCCATATTTAAATATGGGATACCATATTGTTCTTTTACAGTTGCCATAACAGCAGCTGTATTTGTGCCGGGCATACATGTAAATGGCATCACAGTTATTATACCGGATGCGCCTTTAAGGATGAACTCTATACACTTACCTACTGATAGGACTGCCTCACCTTCAACTGTTTGGTGTAAATAAGGGTTACTGTAGCGGAATAATGTCTCAATGTTAGGTTCTTCAAAATTTAAATTGTATTTCTTATCCCGATAAGGTTGGGACAGGAATCTTTTTTGTAGCCTGTGTTCAGCCCAGTGTAGATATTTACCTGTAACCCAATATGTAATTAGCTCCTTATAATTTTTATTTACAACACTATCTTCTTTTCTTCTAAAGTTGACATAGAAAAACCATTCAGCAGTTGATGCCTGCCACACTTCACCGCCCAATTCTTCTATAGTTCTAACCAGATTATCATTTGAAAAATGATGCGACCTCACATATATCTCACCTGTAACCCCTATCACAGGTTTAGTCCCGATAGAATCGGAATTAATAGGTACAGATTCAAATTCTCTCCTTATAGCTGGCATTACTTTGTTTACATCTCTACCGGCTTCAATTTGTTTACATATGAGGTCAAGGCATTTAAAATAAACTCTATCTGTCTCCCCCTTATTAATCTCATACGGTCTTGTCTTTCTTACAAGTTTATCAATTACGTCAACTGCACATACACCTGCCCATGCTATTTTGTCAAAATTTAGTCCATACTCTTTTAAAGTTTCATAAAATTTAGACGCCTGATTTGGTGATACTATAGGGACATTATCGTAACCCATTTCAGAAAGTATAATTCTTTGTAGTTTATTATATTGGCCAAATCTACAAGGACCGCAAGATTCGGGCATAAAGAATGCTATACTTTTAGGGTTAAAGTTTAAGTCAGCTAAAACCTTTACCATATCTCCTGTTGTTAATATACATGGAAAACATTCCTTACCTGTAGTGTATTTTCTTCCAAGTTCAAGTGACCGCTCATCTGCGATTGGTATAACTTCTGCATTTATTTTACAATGTCTAAATGCGGCAGCAACAGCATATGAGTGATAGCCCATAAATGGGATAAGTAAAGTCCTACCATTGTAGTCAGTTCGGTGAGTTTTAAATATTTGCACAGCTGGCTCAGTCCTGACACTTGTTGGTACATTCTCTATTGAATCTAAAAAGGCTTCGCACCTCGTTATAACACCAGCAGGTGCAGAGTGTTCGTCTACCTCTATAACTAAGTAAGGCTTTTTGCCCATCTCTTTACTGAAGTATTTTAAGATAAATGAATCTGGACCGCAGCCAAAATTTGTTATATATAAAGGATAGAGGTTTGGCTTTTGCTTTATTATCCGGAGTGCAGATAAAATTTGTTGCCCATATCTCCAATACATATTTGGCCAATCATTTCCTATATCTATTGCCTCTATGGATAAAAAGTCCATAGGAATAGCAAGCACGCCTAGGTCGCCTAATATTTTGGGTATATTAAGGTTTAAGCCTGTATCACAGGTATTGTATGGCCTACCAACTATCACAATAGCAAGTTCTTCAAGTGAGTCAATTATATCTTTTCCCATTAATTTTATAGCCTTGTAAAACTCACTTTGTGCCTCATCTGCCTTATTAAGTGCGTGAATAACAGCAGACTTACCTTTACCTAATTTATTACCAACTTTAGTCATAACTTCTTCAATATGCTTCTTCCCTCTCTTCAGGTATAAGATAGGTTTAATTAGCTTTATTTCTTTAGCCTCTGGATTAAGTGCTGCATCTATCACATAAGGGATAGCCTGCTCAAATGGGCAAGTATAACTTTCCTGTATTTTATGGTCTTCTTTTTGCATGGATATTATAGATGGTATAAATATATAATCTACTTTTTTCTCAATTAAATTCAATATATGACCGTGACATGCCTTAACTGGAAAACAATGCTCAGATGTCACAACTTCAACTCCATCATGTACAATCTTTCTATTTGTTGCATTAGATAAAATAACCTTACACCCGAGTTCCTGAAAAAATGTTACCCAAAATGGCAAATATTCATGAAATATGAGCGACATCGGAATACCAATTACTGGTTGTGAATCGTGAGCCGTGTGTTGTGGGTTATAAGATTTAAGAAGGAGTTCATTCCGAATATCAAATAAATCAACTTTTAACTTTTTACTTTTAACTTTTAACTTCTTTTCGTACCTCTCACACCTCGACCCATAGTATAATGGCTCCTCGCCTTCAAGCATAACCTTTTTTATCTCACATGAATTCGGACATTTGTCGCATTCAAAACTCTCAACATTATATCTCTTTTTGCACAAATCAAATCCTTTGAACTTACTTATTATTCTGTCTCCTGACTCCTGTATTCTGTCTTTCATACGCTCCATAGCAATTATAGCAACCCCTATTGCACCAGTCACATCATTATGAGGCGGCACTGTTACAGGCTTATTCAAGACAGACTCAAAAGCAGCCACTACCCCTTTATTATGGGCAACTGCACCCTGGAAGAATATATTATCGCCAATTGGTTTATTGCCTACAACTTTATTTAAGTAGTTATATACAATAGAATACGAAAGCCCGGCTGCCAAGTCTTCACGGTTTGCCCCTTTTTGTTGCCATGCAGTCAAATCAGATTGCATAAATACAGTGCAGCGCTCACCAAGTCTAATTGGCGATTTACTATCAAGTGCACACTTACCAAATTCATCCTTTATATTCAAGTTAAGTCGCTCTGCCTGCTCTTCAAGGAAAGAGCCAGTCCCTGCAGCACACACTTTGTTCATCTCAAAATCCAAAATAGTCCCATTCTGCAGTGATATATATTTTGAATCTTGTCCCCCTATCTCAAATATTGTATCAACTGTAGGGTCTACTTCAATTGAAGCCCTTGCCTGAGCTGTTATCTCATTCTTGACAACATCTGCACCTACAAGGTCGCCTATCATATATCTACCAGACCCAGTAGTCCCAACTCCCTTAACTTCTACTCTGTTACCAACTTCTTCTCCTATTTCCTTAAGTCCACGTAGGACAGCATCTATTGGCCTGCCAGCAGTCCACAAGTAGCGACGAGCAATAATATTCTTGTTCTCATCTACAAGCACTACATTTGTTGAAATTGAGCCCACATCTATACCAAGCCATACAGGGAGGGGTGTATTGCTATCCCGACCCGTCACGGTTCGGGACGGGTACGCCCCTACATCTGATAGTACTGTAGACTGTAGCCAGTGATGGGCTATAACCTTTGGACGTACTTCCTTAAGAGGAGGCAATCCTTTATGCTCTTCTTTACGGTTGGCTAAAAATTCAGGTATTTTTTCAATTTCTAATTTCCAATTTCTAATTTCCAATTTTGCATTTTTGATTTGATTTAATGCGCACCCTATAGCACCCATAGATGCAAAATAAGTTGGTATAATAAGGTCACCATCTTTTCCATAGGATACTTCAGATAGTTCAAATGTCTCTTTAAATGCTCTCACCATCCCTTTATTTGCAGCTACACCCCCTTGAAATGAGACGGGCTTTGTAACTTTTTTCCCTTTTGCAATAACACTCTTAAAGTTCCTTGCCAGTGCAAAACATAGACCTGCAACTATATCATTAACTGGGGTAGCTTCTTGCTGTAAGTGTATCATATCCGTATTTGCAAACACACTACACCTGCCAGCTATTCTTGGTGGATGTATAGATGTGAGTGCAAGTTTACTAAATTCATCAATCCCAATCCCAATCCTTGCTGCCTGCTGGTCTAAAAATGAGCCAGTCCCAGCAGCACAGATTGTGTTCATAGCAAAGTCCTTTATTACATGCATACCAAGATTCTTATCATATTCTATAAGTATAAGTTTTGAATCCTCGCCCCCTATTTCAATGATTGATTTTACTTGTGGATAGAGTGTGCCAGTTGAGATTGTATGGGCAAGTATTTCGTTAACAAATGGAATATTTAGTATCTTAGACAGAAGTTTACCACCCCTTCCTGTAGCAGACATACCAGCAAATTCTGACTCATGGTAGCTATTGAATACAAGCTTAAGAGTGTCATAAGTCCTTTTTAGTGGCTCACCCTCTATCCTTACATACCAGTCTTTTAGTACAGTAGGGGTTTGATTAATCAAACCCCTACTGTCCAGAACTGCCACATTTATTGAAACTGACCCTATGTCTATACCTATGTATAAATCTCTCATCTTGAGATTGCTTCGTCCCGACAGGGTCGGTCCCTGCAATGACAGTTTGAGGTGCCACCTCTTTTCTTCTCAGCTATCTCGTAATAAAACTGCTCTATTTTTCTTGTCACCTTATCCCACGAATATCTAAGTGCTGCCTCCCTCCCCTCTTTTGCTAATCGTGTCCTGAGTTCATTGTTCTTGAATATTCCTATTATAGCATCTGCAATAGACTTAGGATTTTTAGGTTCAACTAATATTCCATTTAAGCCATTAGTTATGACTTCCCTATATCCTGGTATATTAGTAGCAACTACTGGCTTTCCTGAAGCCATTGCCTCAAGTAGGACTATACCAAAACTTTCCATCCCTATTGCAGGTGAACAAAAAACATCACACGACGTATAATATCGGGGTAAAATCTCTGGTGATATAAACCCTTCAAAATAAATATTTTTGATTTTTGCATTTTGATTTTTGATTTTACTTAACCATCCTTTGCCTACGACAATGAGCTTGGAATCGTGAAACTCTTGGCGTACTATCTGGAACGCCTGAATCAGATATTTTAATCCTTTTCTTGGCTCAAATCTGCCAATAAATAGAATATTATGCCCGGCTTCAGATGATACCTGTCTGAATTTTTCAAGTCCATCAACCTCAGGAGAAAACCTTTTGGTATCTACCCCATTAGGAATGATTGTGTACGGTATTTGTATGCCTGCCTGGCGGTAAGACAGGTATCTTTGCATAGTAGTGAGAGCTACACGAGATACTGCAATTGCAGCATCTATTTTCCTTATATAGGGCTGTATTATATATGTAAAATATTTATACAATTTTAGGTCAGGTGCATGAGCATGAAATGTCAGAATATTTATTGCACTTGAACACCTGAGTGCTATAAGTGGTAAAGAAGGGCTAGGCCCATGCATATGAATTATGTCAAAGCTACCCGATGAGTTTAGCACTTTTTTAACCTTTTCATTTAGTCTAAACCCAATAGGGATAACACCGACTGACCTATTTGTCGGATATGGGATTGCTATGCCAAGTCTAATTACATCTTCAGGTGATACCTGTTTATCTCTACTATCTATCTCATAGGTTTCGTAGTCCCGCCATAGGTATGTCTTGTAAGATGTTGTCAATATCTTAACTTCATGCCCCATCTTCATAAGCTCGTGAGAAGTATGGTATACATGCTCTGAGACCCCACCCGGGTATGGATAATATAAGTCAGACACAATACAAATTTTCATTGACACTAAACTACTATACTTTTAGTTAAAAGTCAACAATAAAAACTTGATTTTAAAGCTTTAAAGCTGTATCTTTTTAAAATTGTAGGGGTTTGATTTATCAAACCCAAATTAGAGATGCTCATCCTACTATTATTAAGTTTAGAAACTCCTTTTAGGTATCCTAAAATGTTAATCACTACCCCATCCAATGCTTACTCTTTATCCTTTGCAATTGATACACCTACTGAACTCTTCATCTCTTATCCATTTATAGAGGTAAGGAATGACTCTGTTTATTTCAGGGGTTCTTCTAATGTCTTACTTCTAAAAGATGGTGTACCAATCTCTTCTCTTAATGATGTGTGTTTCACATCAATTGAAAGAATTGAACTTCTTTGTGAGGATGCGAGTTCTACTTATGGAGATTGTGATGCAGTCATCAATATCATAACAAAAAGGGGTAAAGGAGGACAGCCTTACTCAAGTATTAAGCTTATTAAAAATCCAAACCATATCCAATTTGAATTATGTAAGGGTTTGATTAATCAAACCCCTACATTAGACTTCTACTTAGCGGGTGATTTGAATTCGGGCTCCAAATTTAGTGGTAATATTGGACATAAGTCAAGATGGACAAATCTTAGGCTCTACTTAGATAAAGATTTCTTAATCAAAGGCTCGGTGAACAACTTGAGGTTTTCGCTGAAACGCAACTTTTGGAGTATAACCCAAAAATTCAATTTGAGGTCTCACCTCTTGAGTGGACACGAACTCCTATTAGGTGCCGAGAAGGATATAGGCGTATTTATCCAAGACTACTGGGAGCTACGTCCTCTTGTGTATGTTGTCCCAAGTCTTAGGTATAATCATGTAATAAGTAGAATCTATCCTAAAATTGCAATTGGCTGGATTCCAAAGTTTAATATGATTATTTTTGGTAGCTTAACTCAAACTCAATCAAATCTTGGAATTAGGTGGCTGGAGTCAAGCATCAACCTGTTTAAAAACGATGAAAATAATGGCATAGAAATAAGGCTTGTAAGCCCATGGATATACAATTTTAGATTTATAGGAGCAGCTAGCTTGCTTCACCTTGCAAATCAAGGCTGGGGCGATGAATTGGCAATTTTTGGCGAGTACAAAAAGGAGTTTAGGAATGGAGACATTGGAATATACATACTCGGCGACTTGGCAAGTGAGACTATACGAGCTGAACTAAAAATATTAGACGCAAAAATATTTTATAAACTAAAATCTACGGAACCATCCTACGGCTTATTCTGGGAATTCTGGGACTAGAGTCTCTTATTAAGTTACACATGGAATTTAAATTCAATTATGTCACCATCCTTGACTACGTGGTCACGATTTACAAGTCTAATCAAGCCCTTTTCTTTAGCCTCTTTAAATGAGCCAGCAGTCTTAAAATCATTATAACTAATCACCTGTGCTCGTATAAAACCGCGTTCCATATCTGAATGCACCTTACCAGCTGCCTTAAGTACTGTAGTCTCTGCCTTAAGTAGCCAAGCTTTGACTTCGTCACCTACTACAGTAAAAAAAGTAATAATCCCTAATCCGGGATAGCCGATTCTGATAAATTTTTTTAATGGAGGCTCACCTGTCCCAAACTCCTTCTCGTACTCATCCCTCTCTTCTGGATTAAGTTCAGCTATCTCAAGTTCAAGTTTTGCATTAAAATCAATGAGAGGCAACCCATCACTTTCTGCTTTTACTTTTAATTCATCACTCATTTTCTCATTTTCTCTATTAAGTATGAGCACTATTGGTTTTTGTGAAATGAAACCTACCTCTTTTATTAACTTTAGCTCATTTTTTCCAAGTTTCACCTGTTCAAGTCTTCTGAGTGGTGTAGCTTTTTCAAGTACAGCTTTACATTGCTCTAAAAATTTGAGTTCAAGAGATTCTTCGCTACACTTAGAATGACGGTCTTTTATTTTTGAGAATTTATCAAGCCTTGCCTCACATAGCTCAAGGTCTCTCAAGACAATCTCGTTTGATACTTCATTCATATATTTAACAGGCTCTTTGAACTCACCAAAAAATGGTATTACATTGACCAATGCATCAGCTGTTTGTAGCATTGCTAATGTAGACTTTGTAAATCCGGGTAAGTCAATAAATTCAATCTCAGCATATGTTATCTTTTTAGGCTTAAATACAGTTGAAATGAAATCAAGCCGTTCGTCAGGAACTGGTACAGATACAACATTAGGTTCCTGTGCTTTAGTATTATAGGGACGCGCTAACCTTGCCCCTACTCCATAAGTTAGTGCCCTAAATACTGTCGTCTTACCTGCGCCCTGAACTCCTATAATGCCAAGCTTCATAAACTACAAATAGCCACAGAATTACATATTCTCAGAGATTTATAGAGACTTATGGAAATTTGTAGAAACTTATAGCACCAATAAATCTTCATAAATTTTCTACGAATCTCTGCAAGTTTCTATATTTGCATAATTTATTTAGTTCGCATCCCTTACATCTTGGCTTTACTGGTCTACAGATTTCTTTACCAAATTCAACCATTGCTGTATTTAATGTGCCCCAGTACTCTCGTGGTATCACCTGCATCAGAGCTTGCTCTGTCTCATAGGGGGTATTTGTTTTCACAATCCCTAACCTGTTAGATATACGGTGCACATGTGTATCAACAGGAAGCGCTGGTATTCCAAACCCGTATGCGAGTACACAGTTTGCAGTCTTTCGTCCAACTCCGGGTAAAGAAAGTAACTCAGATAGTGTATTAGGAACTTTAGAATCAAATTTATCTACAAGAATAGCTGCGATCTCCTTTATCCATTTTGCCTTGACCTTATAGAAGCCAACTGGCTTAATCAGTGACTCAATTTCCTTAGTTGAGAGTGATTTAAACTCATCTGGTGAGGTCGCACCTCTGGCAGTAGAATATTTTGAGAATAATCGTTTGGTTACAGTATGTGTAACCCCATCTTTAGTGCGTTGTGAAAGTATAGTTGATATGAGAACTTTATAAGGATGAGATTGCTTCCCCTGAAACAAGCCTGCCCTGGCAGTCAGGCCAGGGTTCAGGGTCGCTCGCAATGACAAAAGAGGGGTCAATCCATATTTTCTTTTAAAGAAAGATAGAATGGCAGGTACATCCGTCCCGACACAGAACAGGGCGTGAAGACCTGCCCCTCCTTTATTGTTTGATGTTAATTTTTTCATCCCAGTATTTAGGGTAAACAAGGATATAGTCACCAAATCCATGTTCATCTACAAATATAAATTCCAGCTTCTTTAAGTAATAACGCCATACTTCGTAAGGCTTTTGACTAATCTCAAATGGGTGGCTATCAACCTCATCTGGTGGCCCCAGTTTAATGTATACCCTACCCCTATCTGTTTTCCACCCTTTTCTAGCACATGAGAAGTTCTCATTTGCATAATCTACTCGCTTAAAATATTCATCTTCAAACTCGTTACGCTCAGTTTCTGGACTTGGGTCTCTCTTTTTCCAGAACTCTTTCCAGCATCTTTCCCTTTCAGAAATGGGAGCAGCAAGCAATGAGTCAATCTCATCTGGCTTTGCAATATAAGTTAACTCTTCTATCCTTTTCTCGTAATCCTTAACCCAAAACGGTTCCTGTATGTAGAAACTGTCGCTAACCTCAATACTGCCAACTGAGATTATAACCTTTTGAGTTCCGTATTCAAGTGAGTCAACTGGTATTTCAATTCTTACTGGGTTGATAAACTTTGGCTGGTCAAATTTTACAGAGTTATTAAATTTGCCTATCCAATAACTGAGTTCAAATGGTGAACCAGAAAAATTATAAACTTCAAATAGACAAGCCTTTCCGTCTATAAATCTAATGCTTGAAATAGACTGTGGATAATAAGTACTGAGGTCCTTAAGGACTATAGATTCTATTTTTTTACCCACTCTTTGTGAATTTAAATCCTTTATTTCAAGTTTAAGTTTATATTTACCTGGTGCTACACTCATATTCAGCTCCCTTTTAATTATAGACTTAAGAATTGTAGCTTCATAAGTATAAAGTGAATCTTCTACAACCCACACATCACCAATTTCCTTATCATTTTGGGTTAAGGTACAAGAAATTTGTAGTCTTGCAATAAATATTTTATTAGATTTTATATACACAAGTTCATCTCTATTGATTTCGTAAAAAATTCTAAGTTCAGGAGATTTTGTCTCGTTTAGAAAAGAACCTGTACTAAACCTAAATTCTATATTATCTATATTAAATAGGTAAAGTAAGATTGGAATCATTATAAGTTAATTATATCTTGCCTTAATAATTT
The sequence above is drawn from the bacterium genome and encodes:
- a CDS encoding glycosyltransferase family 4 protein, with product MKICIVSDLYYPYPGGVSEHVYHTSHELMKMGHEVKILTTSYKTYLWRDYETYEIDSRDKQVSPEDVIRLGIAIPYPTNRSVGVIPIGFRLNEKVKKVLNSSGSFDIIHMHGPSPSLPLIALRCSSAINILTFHAHAPDLKLYKYFTYIIQPYIRKIDAAIAVSRVALTTMQRYLSYRQAGIQIPYTIIPNGVDTKRFSPEVDGLEKFRQVSSEAGHNILFIGRFEPRKGLKYLIQAFQIVRQEFHDSKLIVVGKGWLSKIKNQNAKIKNIYFEGFISPEILPRYYTSCDVFCSPAIGMESFGIVLLEAMASGKPVVATNIPGYREVITNGLNGILVEPKNPKSIADAIIGIFKNNELRTRLAKEGREAALRYSWDKVTRKIEQFYYEIAEKKRGGTSNCHCRDRPCRDEAISR
- a CDS encoding DUF933 domain-containing protein encodes the protein MKLGIIGVQGAGKTTVFRALTYGVGARLARPYNTKAQEPNVVSVPVPDERLDFISTVFKPKKITYAEIEFIDLPGFTKSTLAMLQTADALVNVIPFFGEFKEPVKYMNEVSNEIVLRDLELCEARLDKFSKIKDRHSKCSEESLELKFLEQCKAVLEKATPLRRLEQVKLGKNELKLIKEVGFISQKPIVLILNRENEKMSDELKVKAESDGLPLIDFNAKLELEIAELNPEERDEYEKEFGTGEPPLKKFIRIGYPGLGIITFFTVVGDEVKAWLLKAETTVLKAAGKVHSDMERGFIRAQVISYNDFKTAGSFKEAKEKGLIRLVNRDHVVKDGDIIEFKFHV
- the nth gene encoding endonuclease III, whose amino-acid sequence is MKKLTSNNKGGAGLHALFCVGTDVPAILSFFKRKYGLTPLLSLRATLNPGLTARAGLFQGKQSHPYKVLISTILSQRTKDGVTHTVTKRLFSKYSTARGATSPDEFKSLSTKEIESLIKPVGFYKVKAKWIKEIAAILVDKFDSKVPNTLSELLSLPGVGRKTANCVLAYGFGIPALPVDTHVHRISNRLGIVKTNTPYETEQALMQVIPREYWGTLNTAMVEFGKEICRPVKPRCKGCELNKLCKYRNLQRFVENL
- a CDS encoding GWxTD domain-containing protein; translated protein: MIPILLYLFNIDNIEFRFSTGSFLNETKSPELRIFYEINRDELVYIKSNKIFIARLQISCTLTQNDKEIGDVWVVEDSLYTYEATILKSIIKRELNMSVAPGKYKLKLEIKDLNSQRVGKKIESIVLKDLSTYYPQSISSIRFIDGKACLFEVYNFSGSPFELSYWIGKFNNSVKFDQPKFINPVRIEIPVDSLEYGTQKVIISVGSIEVSDSFYIQEPFWVKDYEKRIEELTYIAKPDEIDSLLAAPISERERCWKEFWKKRDPSPETERNEFEDEYFKRVDYANENFSCARKGWKTDRGRVYIKLGPPDEVDSHPFEISQKPYEVWRYYLKKLEFIFVDEHGFGDYILVYPKYWDEKINIKQ